In Arcobacter sp. F2176, a single genomic region encodes these proteins:
- a CDS encoding hydrogenase small subunit, protein MSKLFNKLSKRLENLEKLPKLDDNKSIPDVLIEKGINRRDFMKWASAMTAMLALPGSFSPLVAKAAELSDRLPIIWLHMAECTGCSESLLRTDAPTIDSLIFDYISLEYHETLMAAAGWQAEGNLENAIEKHKGKYILMVEGGIPHGESAHFLTIGGHGKTGEENAKAACEDAAAIFAIGTCSSFGGVQAAIPNPTGAVGLSKITNKPVINVPGCPPSEKNIVGTLMHYILYGSLPALDAYNRPKWAYGMRIHDLCERRGHFDAGEFVEEFGDEGAKKGYCLYKVGCKGPYTFNNCSKNKFNSHMSWPIQAGHGCIGCSEPDFWDTMGPFEEPVADKLYNTVFGGGGADATADKIGIGLLSVTAVGIAAHAVIANFKNPKSDDEE, encoded by the coding sequence ATGTCAAAATTATTTAACAAATTATCAAAAAGATTAGAGAACTTAGAAAAACTTCCTAAATTAGATGATAATAAATCAATCCCTGATGTTTTAATAGAAAAAGGGATTAATCGTAGAGATTTTATGAAATGGGCAAGTGCAATGACTGCAATGCTAGCTCTTCCTGGGTCATTTTCACCATTAGTTGCAAAAGCAGCAGAATTAAGTGATAGATTACCAATTATATGGCTTCATATGGCTGAGTGTACAGGATGCTCTGAATCACTTTTAAGAACAGATGCTCCAACAATCGATTCATTGATTTTTGATTATATATCTTTAGAATATCACGAAACACTTATGGCAGCAGCTGGTTGGCAAGCTGAAGGAAACTTAGAGAATGCAATAGAAAAACACAAAGGTAAATATATCTTGATGGTAGAAGGTGGAATTCCTCATGGTGAAAGTGCTCATTTTCTAACTATTGGTGGACATGGTAAAACAGGAGAAGAAAATGCAAAAGCTGCCTGTGAAGATGCAGCTGCAATTTTTGCTATTGGTACATGTTCATCTTTTGGTGGAGTGCAAGCTGCTATTCCTAATCCAACTGGTGCAGTAGGACTTTCAAAAATTACAAATAAACCAGTAATTAATGTACCGGGTTGTCCTCCTAGTGAGAAAAATATTGTAGGTACTCTGATGCATTATATTTTATATGGAAGCTTACCTGCCCTTGATGCTTATAATAGACCAAAATGGGCTTATGGAATGCGTATTCATGACTTATGTGAGAGAAGAGGTCATTTTGATGCTGGTGAGTTTGTAGAAGAGTTTGGAGATGAAGGTGCTAAAAAAGGTTATTGTTTGTATAAAGTAGGATGTAAAGGTCCTTATACTTTCAATAACTGTTCTAAAAATAAGTTTAATTCACATATGTCTTGGCCAATACAAGCAGGTCATGGATGTATTGGTTGTAGTGAACCAGATTTTTGGGATACTATGGGGCCATTTGAAGAACCAGTTGCAGATAAACTTTATAACACAGTTTTTGGTGGAGGTGGTGCTGATGCAACTGCTGATAAGATAGGTATTGGATTATTAAGTGTTACAGCAGTTGGTATCGCAGCGCATGCAGTTATAGCAAATTTTAAAAATCCAAAAAGTGATGATGAGGAATAA
- a CDS encoding nickel-dependent hydrogenase large subunit, whose product MANKRIIVDPITRIEGHLRIEVEIDENNVIKNAFASSTLWRGLETIVKNRDPRDAGFLMQRICGVCTFSHYRAGIEAVEDALNITPPLNAKLTRSLMNQALFMHDHLVHFYHLHGLDWVDITSALKADPAKASKEAFKYTKYPIATGENDLVKVKDRVKEFAARGELGPFANAYWGHETFRLTPEQNLIALSHYLKALEVQRTAAQLMAMFGGKQPHPQSLTVGGVTCVMDLLDPSRMAEYLTKYKEVSNFIEHAYCADILMAGQAYAKEPSVTAKAGTMNFMSHKEMQLNRTEFLFDTGIILNGDLSKVHPINEDLITEEATHSWYKDDEPLHPYDGKTNPNYTGMSEAMTIGAQGKEVHSKVIDEKGKYSWIKSPRYDGKAMEVGPLASVLVSYASGNKKIVKIVDEFLEQTGLPTEALFTTLGRTAARALQVKAIIENGLETFDTLIENLKVDQETYTTYKIDKDKEYKGRFIGDVPRGMLSHWIRIKNGVVENYQAVVPSTWNAGPEDSTGLKGPYESNLIGLKVKDITQPLEIIRVIHSFDPCIACAVHVMDTKGNELGSYKVDPTYGTSC is encoded by the coding sequence ATGGCAAATAAAAGAATAATAGTAGATCCAATTACTAGAATTGAAGGACACTTAAGAATAGAAGTTGAAATTGATGAAAATAATGTTATAAAAAATGCTTTTGCTTCATCTACTCTATGGAGAGGTTTAGAAACAATAGTTAAAAATAGAGATCCAAGAGATGCCGGATTTTTGATGCAAAGAATCTGTGGAGTATGTACTTTTTCACATTATAGAGCTGGTATTGAAGCAGTAGAAGATGCCCTTAATATTACTCCTCCTTTAAATGCAAAACTAACTAGAAGTTTGATGAATCAAGCATTATTTATGCATGATCATTTAGTACATTTTTATCATTTACATGGTTTAGATTGGGTTGATATTACATCTGCATTAAAAGCGGATCCTGCAAAAGCTAGTAAAGAGGCTTTTAAATATACAAAGTATCCAATTGCAACTGGTGAAAATGATTTAGTAAAAGTAAAAGATAGAGTAAAAGAATTTGCTGCAAGAGGTGAACTTGGACCATTTGCCAATGCATATTGGGGACATGAAACTTTTAGATTAACTCCTGAACAAAACCTAATAGCTTTAAGTCACTATTTAAAAGCTTTAGAAGTTCAAAGAACTGCTGCTCAACTTATGGCAATGTTTGGAGGAAAGCAACCACATCCTCAAAGTTTAACAGTAGGTGGGGTTACTTGTGTAATGGATTTATTAGATCCTTCAAGAATGGCCGAATATTTAACAAAATACAAAGAAGTTTCAAATTTCATTGAACATGCTTATTGTGCTGATATTTTAATGGCAGGACAAGCTTATGCAAAAGAGCCAAGTGTTACTGCAAAAGCTGGAACTATGAATTTTATGTCTCATAAAGAGATGCAACTAAATAGAACTGAATTTCTTTTTGACACAGGAATTATTTTAAATGGTGATTTATCAAAAGTTCATCCTATAAATGAAGATTTGATAACAGAAGAAGCAACACACTCTTGGTATAAAGATGATGAGCCTTTACATCCTTATGATGGAAAAACAAATCCAAATTATACAGGTATGAGTGAAGCCATGACAATAGGAGCCCAAGGAAAAGAAGTTCACTCTAAAGTTATTGATGAAAAGGGTAAATATTCTTGGATAAAATCACCTAGATATGATGGAAAAGCTATGGAAGTTGGACCTTTAGCTTCTGTTTTAGTTTCATATGCAAGTGGAAATAAAAAAATAGTTAAAATTGTAGATGAATTCTTAGAACAAACAGGACTTCCTACAGAAGCTTTATTTACTACTTTGGGAAGAACAGCTGCAAGAGCTTTACAAGTAAAAGCTATTATTGAAAATGGTTTAGAAACATTTGATACCTTGATTGAAAATTTAAAAGTAGACCAAGAAACATATACTACTTATAAAATCGATAAAGATAAAGAGTACAAAGGTAGATTTATCGGTGATGTTCCAAGAGGAATGTTAAGCCATTGGATAAGAATCAAAAATGGAGTAGTTGAAAACTATCAAGCTGTTGTTCCTTCAACTTGGAATGCAGGTCCTGAAGATTCAACGGGATTAAAAGGTCCATATGAGTCAAATCTTATTGGATTAAAAGTAAAAGACATAACACAACCTTTAGAGATTATTCGTGTTATTCATAGTTTTGATCCTTGTATTGCTTGTGCTGTTCATGTTATGGATACAAAAGGCAATGAATTGGGAAGTTATAAAGTTGATCCAACTTATGGCACTTCGTGTTAA
- the cybH gene encoding Ni/Fe-hydrogenase, b-type cytochrome subunit, which produces MIERKYEFSGVLRLNHWIRVVTLLILVVTGFYLAKPFLTPYITDEPVNFMNALWRFWHLVFGFVLIATTIFKVYLFIFDRQSRNERVSFFDFISPRVWIKQIKYYMLIGTHPEGKGIYNPLQFIAYFMIFMTLFLVSLTGLILYIHVYHDGLAGLLFPLLRPIEVLMGGLANVRELHHLTMWIFLIFIPIHIYMAVFNSVYGKSGSMDTIFSGYSWHKKHEKKESKAKK; this is translated from the coding sequence ATGATTGAAAGAAAATATGAGTTTTCCGGTGTTTTAAGATTAAATCACTGGATTAGAGTAGTTACTTTATTAATATTAGTTGTGACAGGTTTTTACCTTGCAAAACCTTTTTTAACACCATATATTACTGATGAACCAGTAAATTTCATGAATGCATTGTGGAGATTCTGGCACTTGGTTTTTGGATTTGTATTAATTGCAACAACAATATTTAAAGTATATTTATTTATTTTTGATAGACAAAGTAGAAATGAAAGAGTTTCCTTTTTTGATTTTATTAGTCCAAGAGTATGGATTAAACAAATTAAATATTATATGTTAATTGGTACTCATCCAGAAGGAAAAGGTATATATAATCCTTTGCAGTTTATTGCATATTTTATGATATTTATGACTCTGTTTTTAGTATCTCTAACAGGATTAATATTATATATACATGTTTATCATGATGGATTAGCTGGATTACTTTTTCCACTACTTCGACCAATAGAAGTACTTATGGGTGGATTGGCTAATGTAAGAGAATTGCATCACCTTACAATGTGGATATTTTTGATATTTATTCCTATTCATATTTATATGGCAGTGTTTAATTCTGTGTATGGGAAAAGTGGTTCTATGGATACTATTTTTAGTGGATATAGTTGGCATAAAAAACATGAAAAAAAAGAGAGTAAAGCAAAAAAATGA
- a CDS encoding HyaD/HybD family hydrogenase maturation endopeptidase, whose protein sequence is MNILILGIGNILFQDEGIGAHFVHYLDEKYTFKSKKSKVTIIDGGTLAQRLIPEIIKYDEVIIIDCIDANNASAGDVYFFDYNAIPNCVNWQGSAHEVEMLQTLKMIDMNQDLPFTKILGVIPKRVADDTTFELSEEIQSSIITMENSVRNHLKLFDVEMCVKKADTYITNIAEISYKRDILNGPYL, encoded by the coding sequence ATGAATATTTTAATATTAGGAATAGGAAATATTCTTTTTCAAGATGAAGGAATAGGTGCACATTTTGTGCACTATTTAGATGAAAAATATACTTTTAAATCTAAAAAATCAAAGGTTACAATCATAGATGGTGGAACTTTGGCTCAAAGATTGATCCCCGAAATTATAAAATATGATGAAGTAATTATAATTGATTGTATCGATGCAAATAATGCAAGTGCAGGGGATGTTTATTTTTTTGATTATAATGCTATTCCCAATTGTGTTAATTGGCAAGGAAGTGCCCATGAAGTTGAGATGCTTCAAACACTTAAAATGATAGATATGAATCAAGACTTACCTTTTACTAAAATACTTGGAGTTATTCCAAAAAGAGTCGCAGATGATACTACTTTTGAATTAAGTGAAGAGATTCAATCTTCAATTATAACTATGGAAAATAGTGTTAGAAATCATTTAAAACTATTTGATGTAGAAATGTGTGTCAAAAAAGCTGATACATATATTACAAATATTGCAGAGATAAGTTATAAAAGGGACATCCTAAATGGTCCTTATTTATAA